Proteins from one Setaria italica strain Yugu1 chromosome V, Setaria_italica_v2.0, whole genome shotgun sequence genomic window:
- the LOC101786478 gene encoding acyl-coenzyme A thioesterase 13: MGDDARALRLAAIARKWLEDPRVGYSGDLNPAASDSERQALSSMAMTGARVSLAEPGRVVCSLRVRAPLTDAEGRWHAGAIAAAVDNVCSAAVFTVEGAPTATVHYSLSYFSPAHPNEEVEMEGRVVSRKGKLTAAAVEVRKKESGELVAIGRQWMTPAWPTKSNKSSKL, encoded by the exons ATGGGCGACGATGCGAGGGCGCTGCGGCTGGCCGCCATCGCGAGGAAGTGGCTGGAGGACCCCCGCGTCGGATACTCCGGCGATCTCAACCCCGCCGCCAGCGACAGCGAGCGGCAAGCGCTCAGCTCCATGGCGATGACCGGCGCGCGCGTCTCCCTCGCCGAGCCCGGCCGCGTGGTCTGCTCGCTCCGCGTGCGCGCCCCGCTCACC GACGCGGAGGGGAGGTGGCACGCCGGGGCgatcgcggcggcggtggacaacgtgtgctcggcggcggtgttcACGGTGGAGGGCGCGCCCACGGCCACCGTCCACTACAGCCTGTCCTACTTCTCGCCCGCCCATCCCAAC GAGGAGGTCGAGATGGAGGGGCGAGTGGTGAGCCGGAAGGGGAAGCtgacggccgcggcggtggaggtgcgCAAGAAAGAGTCCGGCGAGCTGGTAGCAATCGGGAGGCAGTGGATGACACCTGCCTGGCCAACCAAGAGCAACAAAagcagcaagctctga
- the LOC101786073 gene encoding protein ALP1-like, protein MMLTLGMYYESYIHKAPRRVASVTGIEWVTETLSNPTSCYNMFRMSCPLFNQLHDLLVDSYGLRATRDMSTVEALGMFLWILGAPQSLRQVEDRFVRSLETISRTFDKVLGTVLKLAVHNIRPQDPEFKTVHKRLLNPRFAPYFNNCIGAIDGTHVPVVVPSEKVMQYTNRHGYTSQNVLAICDFDMRFTFVVSGWPGSVHDMRVFSDVIEKYGDKFPHPPTGKFYLVDSGYPNRPGYLSPYKGTKYHLPEFRNGPMPRGMQETFNYAHSSLRNVIERSFGVLKMKWRILMGIPSFPMHKQSKIIVACMAIHNFIRENSVADREFDLYDCDENGVPMPGTSNRGGGETSTQVEEEDSNMNAFRDEIAHALYNRSR, encoded by the exons ATGATGTTAACACTCGGTATGTACTACGAATCTTACATACACAAAGCTCCAAGGAGGGTTGCATCAGTGACGGGCATTGAATGGGTAACAGAAACATTATCAAATCCGACCTCTTGTtataacatgtttaggatgagttGCCCATTATTTAATCAACTTCATGATCTATTAGTTGACTCATATGGTTTGAGAGCCACTCGAGATATGTCAACAGTGGAGGCCTTAGGAATGTTCCTATGGATATTAGGTGCACCGCAGTCACTTAGGCAAGTTGAGGATCGATTTGTGAGGTCGTTGGAGACAATAAGCCGTACGTTCGACAAAGTGTTAGGCACTGTTCTTAAGCTAGCAGTACATAATATTAGGCCACAGGACCCTGAATTTAAGACGGTGCACAAGAGATTACTCAACCCTCGGTTTGCTCCGTATTTCAACAACTgtattggagctattgatggGACACACGTTCCAGTCGTGGTGCCAAGTGAAAAGGTCATGCAATATACAAACAGGCACGGGTATACCTCACAGAATGTGttagctatttgtgacttcgacatgaggttTACATTTGTTGTTAGTGGATGGCCAGGATCGGTCCATGATATGAGAGTGTTCAGTGATGTCATAGAAAAATACGGTGACAAGTTTCCACATCCTCCTACAG GCAAGTTTTACCTTGTTGATTCGGGGTATCCAAACCGTCCCGGTTACCTATCACCTTACAAGGGTACGAAGTACCATCTACCGGAGTTTCGTAATGGTCCAATGCCCAGAGGTATGCAAGAGACCtttaattatgcacattcatcccttagaaatgttatcgagaggtcattcggagttttgaagatgaagtggaggatacTGATGGGTATACCAAGTTTTCCAATgcacaagcaaagcaaaattattGTGGCTTGCATGGCAATTCACAATTTTATCCGAGAGAATAGTGTTGCCGATAGGGAATTTGATTTGTACGATTGTGATGAAAATGGTGTCCCAATGCCCGGAACTTCAAACCGCGGAGGAGGTGAGACAAGTACccaagtagaagaagaagatagcAACATGAATGCATTTCGAGATGAAATAGCTCATGCCTTGTACAATAGGTCTAGATAA
- the LOC101786869 gene encoding lysM domain receptor-like kinase 3 produces the protein MPPHRLLPLLLLVLPLAAVSGAAAAGANATSSAPLGCSELSRVCTAFLAFPAAGAGAANATLLESMFDAAPGDLTADAAASPGYAFVRKNCSCLPSRTYLANTTYTIPSSAAASGAPNATAADVAAAAYAGLAVPPPGGAAQRPPRPGAVVALHLLCGCSSGTWNYLLSYVGVEGDTVESLSSRFGASMDAIEAANAMAGPDPITAGKVYYIPLNSVPGQAYVALPPPPAPAPAPTDNTLPETPDHHSTKFPFGWVIGSMGVALALIAVALLALVLWKSFRHNLQDPSNQGKSPDQHKFQLLKSGSFCYGSGRYLCCQFGNTKPTRADGGDHNTSVPKGVAADVFDREKPVVFTYEEILTSTDSFADANLLGHGTYGSVYYGVLRDQEVAIKRMMATKTKEFLVEMKVLCKVHHASLVELIGYAASKDELFLVYEYSQNGSLKNHLHDPESKGYSSLSWIFRVQIALDAARGLEYIHEHTKDHYVHRDIKSSNILLDGSFRAKISDFGLAKLVVKSSDAEASVTKVVGTFGYLAPEYLRDGLATTKSDVYAFGVVLFELISGKEAITRAEGMGASSNSERRSLASVMLNALRKCPSSMYMGNLKDCIDRNLRDLYPHDCVFKMAMLAKQCVDEDPVLRPDMKQVVITLSQILLSSIEWESTQAGNSQVFSGLVAGR, from the exons ATGCCgccccaccgcctcctcccgctcctcctcctcgtcctgcccctcgccgccgtctccggcgccgccgcagccggggCGAACGCCACGTCGTCGGCGCCGCTCGGCTGCTCTGAGCTCTCGCGCGTCTGCACGGCCTTCCTCGCCTTCCCGGCCGCCGGTGCGGGCGCCGCCAATGCCACCCTGCTCGAGTCCATGTTCGACGCCGCGCCGGGGGACCTCACCGCAGACGCCGCGGCCAGCCCGGGGTACGCCTTCGTGCGCAAGAACTGCTCCTGCCTCCCGTCACGCACCTACCTCGCCAACACCACCTACACCATcccctcctccgcggcggcctcgggggcccccaacgccaccgcggccgacgtcgccgccgcggcgtacGCGGGCCTCGCCGTGCCGCCTCCAGGCGGGGCGGcgcagcggccgccgcgccccggTGCCGTGGTGGCGCTCCACCTGCTCTGCGGCTGCTCGTCCGGCACCTGGAACTACCTCCTCAGCTACGTCGGCGTCGAGGGGGACACGGTGGAGTCGCTGTCGAGCAGGTTCGGGGCGAGCATGGATGCCATCGAGGCTGCCAATGCCATGGCCGGCCCCGACCCCATCACCGCCGGGAAGGTGTACTACATCCCACTCAACTCAG TTCCTGGACAGGCGTATGTTGCACTAccccctcctcctgctcctgcccCAGCACCAACAGATAACACATTGCCAG AGACACCGGATCACCATTCAACCAAATTTCCTTTTGGATGGGTTATTGGCAGCATGGGAGTTGCACTTGCTTTAATCGCTGTTGCTCTCCTTGCACTTGTCCTATGGAAATCCTTCAGGCACAATCTCCAAGATCCTAGTAACCAGGGAAAGAGCCCAGACCAACATAAGTTTCAGCTCCTTAAGAGTGGTAGTTTCTGTTATGGTTCTGGAAGATACTTGTGTTGCCAATTTGGAAATACAAAACCAACAAGAGCGGATGGTGGTGATCATAACACCAGTGTCCCCAAAG GTGTGGCAGCAGACGTATTTGATAGGGAGAAGCCTGTTGTGTTTACATATGAAGAAATACTGACATCAACTGACTCATTTGCTGATGCAAATCTTCTTGGTCATGGTACATATGGATCTGTCTATTATGGTGTTCTCCGAGATCAG GAGGTTGCAATAAAGAGAATGATGGCCACTAAAACTAAAGAATTTTTAGTGGAGATGAAAGTTCTTTGTAAGGTTCATCATGCTAGTCTG GTAGAGTTGATCGGCTATGCAGCAAGTAAGGATGAGCTTTTCCTGGTTTATGAGTATTCTCAAAATGGTTCACTCAAAAATCATCTGCACGATCCTGAAAGCAAGG GGTATTCATCACTTTCATGGATCTTTAGGGTCCAAATTGCACTTGATGCTGCCAGAGGACTCGAATACATTCATGAGCACACAAAAGATCATTATGTTCATAGAGACATTAAATCAAGTAATATCTTGCTTGATGGTTCCTTCAGAGCGAAG ATTTCAGATTTTGGCCTTGCAAAACTAGTAGTGAAATCCAGTGATGCAGAGGCTTCTGTCACTAAGGTTGTTGGTACTTTTGGTTATCTGGCCCCTGA ATACCTGCGAGATGGCCTGGCAACTACGAAGAGTGATGTCTATGCTTTTGGCGTAGTACTTTTTGAGCTAATATCTGGAAAGGAGGCTATTACAAGAGCTGAAGGAATGGGTGCAAGCTCAAACTCTGAAAGGCGCTCACTGGCATCAGTT ATGTTGAATGCTCTAAGGAAATGTCCTAGCTCAATGTATATGGGGAACCTGAAAGACTGCATTGACCGTAATCTAAGGGACCTTTATCCTCATGACTGTGTGTTCAAG ATGGCCATGCTAGCGAAACAGTGTGTGGACGAAGACCCTGTTCTACGGCCGGACATGAAGCAGGTGGTGATCACGCTCTCTCAAATACTGCTGTCGTCCATCGAGTGGGAGTCAACGCAGGCTGGGAACAGCCAGGTGTTCAGTGGTCTCGTGGCGGGGAGGTGA